The Candidatus Omnitrophota bacterium genome segment ATATTTTCCTCCTCTATTGAATATTCTCTAACTCTCTATTCAGGTCTTTTAACTGCAGATTCATGAACTTCAACAAAACTACTTTGTCCAGATATTCGAGACTAAGAGGCTTGGTTATATAATCGTTTGCGCCTAATTCCATGGCCTTCTTCATCACATCATCGTCCTTAACGCCTGTAACCATAATAATGACGACATCCTTATCAATCTCTCTTATCTTCTCAAGTGTTTCGATGCCGTCCATGCCCCTCATGTTTATATCCAGCAGGATAATCCGGGGCTTTTCCTTTGCCACGATCTTCAGGGCCTCTTTGCCGTTTAACGCGTTGAATACCTCATAATTACGCGCGGTAAAGAACTCATAAAAAAATGAGTCGATACCCATCTGGTCATCGACAGTCAATATTTTACAAATCGGCTTTTTGGTTTCCTTCATAATGGTATGATTATACCATAAGAAAGATTATGCTGCAGTAAGTAGTTCGAGCAAGCGCTTATTTAGTTTAGGTATGTCGTTGACAGGCGCTGAAGCGGCTTTGGGCAGGTCAAAGATAAGTCTGCGGGCAAATTCTTTCGGATCATCCGATATTGCATCGGGCGGATTGTCAAATGGCTTGCCTGCCATGACGGAGTATATTCTCAAAAGTGCGG includes the following:
- a CDS encoding response regulator produces the protein MKETKKPICKILTVDDQMGIDSFFYEFFTARNYEVFNALNGKEALKIVAKEKPRIILLDINMRGMDGIETLEKIREIDKDVVIIMVTGVKDDDVMKKAMELGANDYITKPLSLEYLDKVVLLKFMNLQLKDLNRELENIQ